One window of Paenibacillus sp. FSL K6-3182 genomic DNA carries:
- a CDS encoding AraC family transcriptional regulator, whose protein sequence is MYVWSKSEERLNRYARLLQGESLTIHVYYWGAVPKLVANAVHKHSFFEVCYVAGGTGIYEEGGTAYPLHEGVLFCSRPNIRHQIKDVDQLDLLYVAYELDEKLSKPDEFEYYNQSLNSGPIWMENQQHSPTAHIWKSLLIPSEEMFAVPIALLNQLAHALILTFPTIVGGRNKNTEIILPASNAAILISRAKLYIRDNLGANLSLSEVARYINVSERHLSRLFSQSVHESFSMLVRHERVRVAEQLLSQTATPIKTIAERCGFSSVHYFSRTFAEAKGIPPAAFREASRRNTDDD, encoded by the coding sequence ATGTACGTTTGGTCAAAAAGCGAAGAACGCTTGAATCGATATGCAAGATTGCTGCAAGGTGAGAGCTTGACCATCCATGTCTATTACTGGGGAGCGGTGCCTAAGCTCGTCGCAAACGCTGTTCATAAGCACTCATTTTTTGAAGTATGTTATGTAGCTGGTGGAACGGGGATTTATGAGGAGGGCGGAACGGCTTATCCTCTGCATGAAGGCGTGCTTTTTTGCTCGCGGCCAAATATCCGTCATCAAATTAAAGATGTAGACCAATTGGATTTATTATATGTTGCCTACGAGCTCGATGAGAAGCTTTCTAAGCCGGATGAATTCGAATATTACAATCAGTCTTTAAACAGCGGCCCGATATGGATGGAAAACCAGCAGCATTCTCCAACCGCTCATATTTGGAAATCGCTGCTCATTCCAAGCGAAGAAATGTTCGCTGTGCCAATCGCCTTGCTGAATCAGCTGGCACATGCCTTGATCCTAACGTTTCCTACGATTGTAGGCGGGAGGAACAAAAATACAGAAATCATTTTGCCCGCTTCCAATGCAGCTATCCTCATTAGCCGCGCAAAGCTGTACATACGCGATAATTTAGGCGCTAATTTGAGCTTATCGGAGGTTGCTCGCTACATTAATGTGTCGGAGCGCCATCTATCTAGACTTTTTTCACAAAGCGTTCATGAATCGTTCTCCATGCTTGTTAGACATGAGCGAGTCCGCGTGGCGGAGCAGCTGCTATCACAAACAGCAACGCCGATTAAAACCATCGCTGAGCGCTGCGGCTTCTCATCCGTACATTATTTCTCTCGAACGTTTGCCGAAGCAAAAGGCATTCCTCCAGCTGCCTTTCGCGAGGCCAGCCGCAGAAATACCGATGATGACTAG
- a CDS encoding phytanoyl-CoA dioxygenase family protein translates to MITNEDVQFYKENGYLLVRGVFNNEEVVEMRAAVERIIQRAALAQADHNHAWQGDFLPPEQLKKLVLKGFHDVHYHDASFTKAVIHPNMVSVLNGIIGPNVQLHHSKMLVKPPANGAAFPMHQDYPYFPHNDHSMLAASVHLDDADSENGCLAVIPGSHLEGPLNHVGRHYLNHKEYPISSGTLCPAKAGDVLFFNYLTIHGSDVNRSDRTRRNVLFQYRDAADKPSVNTHFDWGMGLMVSGENLDFNNVKPKFEITE, encoded by the coding sequence ATGATCACTAATGAAGATGTGCAATTTTATAAAGAAAATGGTTACTTGCTAGTTAGAGGCGTGTTTAACAATGAAGAGGTAGTTGAGATGAGAGCAGCTGTTGAGCGGATCATTCAACGAGCGGCGCTTGCTCAGGCTGATCATAACCACGCATGGCAAGGAGATTTTCTGCCGCCGGAGCAGCTTAAGAAGCTTGTGCTGAAAGGCTTCCATGATGTGCATTATCATGATGCCTCTTTTACTAAGGCAGTCATTCATCCGAATATGGTATCTGTATTGAATGGAATAATTGGTCCTAACGTACAGCTCCATCACTCCAAAATGCTTGTGAAGCCGCCTGCTAACGGAGCAGCATTTCCTATGCATCAGGATTACCCTTATTTCCCTCATAACGACCATTCGATGCTTGCTGCAAGTGTTCATCTTGATGATGCCGATTCAGAAAATGGCTGCTTAGCGGTTATCCCAGGTTCTCATTTGGAAGGACCGCTGAATCATGTGGGAAGACATTATCTCAACCATAAGGAATATCCAATTTCATCGGGAACGCTTTGCCCGGCGAAAGCAGGGGATGTCCTGTTCTTCAACTATTTGACGATTCATGGATCGGATGTTAACCGCAGTGACAGAACGAGAAGAAACGTTTTGTTCCAATATCGTGATGCAGCCGACAAGCCTTCTGTAAATACTCATTTTGATTGGGGCATGGGCCTTATGGTTAGTGGAGAAAATCTTGATTTCAACAATGTTAAACCAAAATTTGAAATTACGGAGTAA
- a CDS encoding ABC transporter ATP-binding protein, which translates to MSHIIYFTKKLHSYSGKVLYFNLFGMMLIGLLEGAGMLLLIPLLSIIGIIDFQIHAIPGLAFFEFLQVMPKLQALLIILSVYLTLVIGQSFVSRNLSIRETRILTGYVNSVRLEIYRTLLQTQWAFFLKKRKTDLISSLTDQLWRVTNGAYLILQLLTSIIFTMIQIGIAFVISAKMTLFVLGFGLIVIFISRRFIKQSKELGSEAIELYQGYMAGITDQFNGMKDIKSNSLETSRYRWMLGWTRKQAEERNSNSIVSNNSQLVYKLTSSLMIAVFILFSATMFQQEGGYLLLIIAIFARLWPRFTGIQSNVELIASSIPAFKTLMNLQEECMQVQEVTDIIQYEDENVGSMKFEHQLECRQVYFRYDQDQVDYTLEAINLRIPANGMTAIVGQSGAGKSTLIDMIMGMLKPDQGSVLIDGKTLTDEDLLSLRRSISYVPQEPFLFHGTIRDNLILIDPNATEDQIWEAMEFSSAAEFVRKLPDGIDTIIGDRGIRLSGGERQRLVLARAILRKPSILILDEATSALDSLNETKIQEAIERLKGKMTVIVVAHRLSTIRNADQVIVLENGRIVQTGHFIMLAEDKKGLFSRLLGNQLQVAL; encoded by the coding sequence ATGAGTCACATTATATATTTCACTAAGAAGCTACATAGTTACTCTGGCAAGGTGCTTTATTTCAATTTATTCGGCATGATGCTCATTGGTTTGTTAGAGGGCGCTGGAATGTTATTATTAATCCCTTTATTATCTATTATCGGAATTATTGATTTTCAAATCCACGCTATACCTGGCCTCGCCTTTTTTGAATTTTTGCAAGTTATGCCTAAACTGCAAGCCTTATTGATCATCCTTTCCGTATATTTAACATTAGTTATCGGTCAAAGTTTTGTAAGTCGAAATCTTAGCATACGCGAAACGCGAATTTTGACAGGGTATGTTAATAGTGTGAGATTAGAAATATATCGAACATTATTGCAAACACAGTGGGCTTTCTTTTTAAAAAAACGAAAAACAGATCTCATCTCATCTTTGACCGATCAATTATGGCGTGTGACTAATGGCGCTTACCTTATTCTTCAACTTTTGACATCAATCATTTTTACAATGATTCAAATAGGTATTGCATTTGTAATTTCGGCTAAGATGACGCTTTTTGTGCTTGGCTTTGGTTTAATTGTCATTTTTATATCTCGTCGATTTATTAAACAATCAAAAGAGCTTGGAAGTGAAGCTATTGAACTTTATCAAGGTTATATGGCAGGCATTACGGATCAGTTCAATGGAATGAAGGATATTAAGAGTAACTCTTTAGAGACATCACGTTATCGTTGGATGCTGGGCTGGACTCGAAAACAAGCGGAAGAGCGGAATAGCAATAGTATTGTCAGTAATAATTCTCAGCTTGTTTACAAGTTGACTTCTTCACTTATGATAGCTGTATTTATTTTGTTCTCGGCGACAATGTTCCAACAAGAAGGCGGGTATTTATTGCTTATCATTGCTATTTTCGCTCGTCTATGGCCACGATTCACAGGAATTCAGTCCAATGTTGAACTAATTGCTTCCTCCATACCCGCTTTCAAAACATTGATGAACCTTCAAGAAGAATGCATGCAAGTTCAGGAAGTAACAGATATCATTCAATACGAAGATGAGAATGTTGGCAGCATGAAGTTCGAGCATCAGCTTGAATGCCGTCAAGTATATTTCCGTTACGATCAAGATCAGGTAGACTATACATTAGAAGCTATTAATCTTCGTATTCCTGCTAATGGTATGACTGCAATTGTTGGTCAATCAGGTGCAGGTAAAAGTACATTAATTGATATGATTATGGGCATGTTGAAGCCTGATCAAGGTTCTGTGCTCATTGACGGGAAGACGCTTACAGATGAGGATCTGTTGTCGTTAAGAAGATCAATCAGTTATGTCCCGCAGGAGCCGTTTCTGTTCCATGGGACGATTAGAGATAACTTAATATTAATCGATCCGAATGCGACGGAAGATCAAATATGGGAAGCGATGGAGTTCTCTTCTGCGGCTGAATTTGTTCGCAAACTTCCGGATGGCATTGATACGATTATTGGTGATCGTGGAATACGTTTATCAGGTGGGGAGCGTCAGAGACTCGTTTTGGCTAGAGCAATATTAAGAAAGCCATCTATCCTTATTTTGGATGAGGCTACAAGTGCACTAGACAGCTTGAACGAGACAAAAATTCAAGAAGCCATAGAGCGGCTTAAGGGAAAAATGACCGTTATCGTCGTTGCTCATCGCCTATCGACCATTCGGAATGCAGATCAGGTTATCGTGTTGGAAAATGGGAGAATCGTGCAAACGGGCCATTTTATCATGCTCGCTGAGGATAAAAAAGGACTGTTCAGCCGTTTGTTAGGCAATCAGCTGCAAGTAGCTTTATAA
- a CDS encoding DUF3055 domain-containing protein: MLLPDFDFMSDSTEETSTRYVTFIGPSLKRFDLAITSTSRFYGKKLITDLQFGKTAIIGPDDLEEEGYLEHTFKLTEEEAAELAQFLYFVVGTVHFTD, encoded by the coding sequence ATGCTGTTGCCTGATTTTGATTTTATGTCCGATTCCACGGAAGAAACGTCTACAAGATACGTCACTTTTATTGGACCTAGCTTGAAGCGATTCGACCTTGCAATTACTTCCACTAGCCGTTTTTACGGCAAAAAACTAATTACTGACCTTCAATTTGGCAAAACAGCGATTATCGGTCCTGATGACCTTGAAGAGGAAGGTTATCTTGAACATACGTTTAAGCTGACAGAAGAAGAGGCGGCTGAGCTCGCTCAATTCTTATACTTTGTTGTTGGAACGGTGCATTTTACCGATTAA
- a CDS encoding dicarboxylate/amino acid:cation symporter yields MENNLLTAIETNWISLVVSAIILGGLYFMAKKRVSFGTRVLVALGLGLVAGIIFNNFKLDTEGVGTIGSIYINLIKMIVIPLVFVLVINSIISITNLEFLRKLSVKTISWFLATTGVAAIIGLLVASAINPGAGFELKTPENFEAREVPSFFKVILDQVPSNPINDAAEGKVVPILIFALFIAIAIVKVGAKNPDSVQPFKAFIQSATVIMHQVVKFVLRFTPYGVYALIAVMAARYGWETLEPLAMLILVTYIALLLHFVFVFGGLVSFVAKVNPLKFFKKAYPTVAVAFTTRSSFATLPVNLEVITKRLRISPKIASFVAPLGATMNFNGCGGVWPAVVAVFISQVYGVSLTATDYVLIVLVSVISSIGVAGVPGPASISTTVVLTAVGLPLEGIALVVAVESLIDMGRTAVNATGTTVTALLVADSEGEFDREAFNRGDEDDLELNPA; encoded by the coding sequence ATGGAAAATAATTTATTGACAGCAATTGAAACAAACTGGATCAGTTTAGTTGTATCAGCAATAATACTTGGCGGTCTTTATTTTATGGCCAAAAAACGTGTAAGCTTCGGAACGAGAGTATTGGTCGCACTTGGCCTTGGCCTTGTGGCAGGTATTATTTTTAACAACTTTAAACTAGATACTGAGGGCGTAGGTACGATTGGCTCCATCTATATTAATTTAATTAAGATGATCGTTATTCCGCTCGTATTTGTTCTCGTAATTAACAGTATTATCTCGATTACGAATCTTGAGTTTCTACGCAAGCTAAGCGTTAAGACGATCAGTTGGTTTCTTGCAACGACAGGTGTAGCCGCGATTATCGGACTTCTAGTAGCATCTGCTATTAATCCGGGTGCAGGCTTCGAGCTTAAAACACCTGAAAATTTTGAAGCGCGTGAAGTTCCAAGCTTTTTCAAAGTGATATTGGATCAAGTGCCTTCAAATCCGATTAACGATGCTGCAGAGGGTAAAGTAGTGCCAATTCTTATTTTCGCATTATTCATTGCTATCGCAATCGTTAAGGTAGGAGCAAAAAATCCGGATTCCGTTCAACCGTTCAAAGCGTTCATTCAATCGGCAACCGTAATTATGCACCAGGTTGTTAAGTTCGTTCTTCGTTTTACACCGTATGGTGTGTATGCCTTGATTGCAGTTATGGCTGCTAGATACGGATGGGAAACACTCGAACCGCTTGCCATGTTGATTCTTGTAACTTATATCGCATTGCTCTTGCATTTTGTATTCGTCTTTGGCGGCCTTGTATCTTTTGTCGCTAAGGTTAATCCTTTGAAATTTTTCAAAAAAGCATATCCTACGGTAGCAGTAGCGTTCACAACACGCAGCAGCTTTGCAACGCTTCCGGTCAATCTTGAAGTTATTACGAAGCGCCTTCGCATTTCACCAAAAATCGCGAGCTTTGTAGCACCGCTTGGCGCTACGATGAACTTTAACGGCTGCGGCGGGGTTTGGCCGGCTGTTGTAGCAGTATTCATCTCACAAGTTTACGGTGTATCGCTTACTGCAACAGATTATGTACTTATCGTACTTGTTAGTGTAATCTCTTCAATCGGTGTAGCAGGCGTACCAGGTCCAGCTTCCATTTCGACAACAGTTGTTTTGACAGCAGTTGGCTTACCGCTAGAAGGTATTGCACTCGTTGTTGCTGTTGAATCTCTAATTGATATGGGTCGTACGGCTGTTAATGCTACGGGTACTACGGTTACTGCATTGCTTGTAGCAGATTCCGAAGGCGAATTCGATCGTGAAGCATTCAACCGCGGTGACGAAGATGACCTAGAGCTTAATCCTGCATAA
- a CDS encoding helix-turn-helix domain-containing protein — MNWYYRMMLSYTPIFFFVISSVIFLFFSTLNHSSEKKYLETNQAIVEQTMQNVDANLQLIERNVVREMQTDKTLQAFFNEKPKSLYDYFVIQKKLVEISSSLPFVNSIYIYSDHTGKVLSEAGMVKLDAFKDKPFFDSHQSRSAAIGWTSPREYSQSILDDSTRKVVSLLKAYPFASDKQGAVVVNLNVSSIIDFMNQFNGYGGTIQLLDWEKKPFESTLPSAKEGGIYASSPYTGWQFYADSEHANEFSALSLFSNMWFIIVFIIIILALVWFTFITHVSYKPIQTIMGKIDGYAARKSQELGIKLPRNEFKFIETAIDHLLKKSIDYEHLHKEDLLLRQRNLLQELLVGRSMLTDQEWKNQASALGLPHSYEWLGVIALEIDHFAAFTDKYKASDQNLLKFLIESAFRELMQQKEFQIQHVWTEPQRMAFVVLLQQSSGSIQDRLVQVCEEFRKWMNEHLELTVSCGIGNFVHSIHNIAAAYHSAAENVSYKAVFGTNSVIDNRLRYTKQTGETLLCFQSILELSRSCRMDDGQWEIKLSRIFLKLKGMLISRADIEAFIHNLIRQLEKDMEALPSDIETIWSSEYRSRFRQIAQHAETIDELEIQLTAVLTELAGDRDKKRLNGKNHTIALQTKEYIDQHYTDPSLSLVQVSEKFGLSARSVSHLFKEELGENFIDYLLKVRFAHAKNMLLETDEPIQWIAEQVGYTHVISFHRAFKKLFNLPPGEYRTIYRLNE, encoded by the coding sequence ATGAACTGGTATTACCGGATGATGCTGTCGTATACACCGATATTTTTCTTTGTTATTTCATCAGTTATCTTTTTGTTTTTTTCAACATTAAATCATTCGTCTGAGAAGAAGTATTTGGAAACGAATCAAGCGATCGTGGAGCAGACGATGCAAAATGTGGACGCCAACTTGCAGCTGATTGAGCGCAATGTGGTAAGGGAAATGCAGACGGACAAAACGCTGCAAGCCTTTTTTAATGAAAAGCCCAAGTCACTGTATGATTACTTCGTAATTCAAAAAAAGTTAGTTGAAATATCCTCATCTTTGCCGTTCGTTAATTCCATTTATATTTACAGTGATCATACTGGAAAAGTATTATCCGAAGCAGGGATGGTCAAGCTCGATGCGTTTAAGGACAAGCCTTTTTTCGATTCGCATCAATCAAGATCGGCTGCAATAGGCTGGACGAGCCCAAGAGAGTATAGTCAATCTATCCTAGACGATTCCACTCGCAAGGTTGTTTCACTGCTAAAGGCTTACCCATTCGCGTCTGATAAGCAGGGAGCGGTGGTCGTCAATCTTAATGTAAGCTCCATCATCGATTTTATGAATCAATTCAATGGATACGGCGGCACGATTCAACTTCTCGATTGGGAGAAGAAGCCGTTTGAATCCACTCTGCCTTCTGCCAAGGAAGGCGGTATTTATGCCAGCTCCCCATACACCGGTTGGCAATTCTATGCAGACAGCGAGCATGCCAACGAATTTTCCGCCCTCTCTTTGTTTTCCAACATGTGGTTTATTATCGTATTTATCATCATCATACTTGCCTTAGTATGGTTTACCTTTATTACGCATGTCTCTTACAAGCCGATCCAGACCATCATGGGTAAAATCGACGGATATGCGGCTCGCAAAAGCCAAGAGCTTGGCATTAAGCTGCCCCGAAACGAGTTCAAATTTATCGAAACCGCGATTGATCATTTATTAAAGAAATCGATTGATTATGAGCATCTGCATAAAGAGGATTTGCTGCTTCGACAACGGAATCTCCTTCAGGAGCTGCTTGTTGGACGATCCATGCTGACCGATCAGGAATGGAAAAATCAGGCATCGGCACTAGGCTTGCCGCATTCCTATGAATGGCTTGGCGTCATTGCTCTAGAAATTGACCATTTTGCCGCATTTACTGATAAATATAAAGCCAGTGATCAAAACCTGCTGAAATTTCTTATTGAATCCGCTTTTCGAGAGCTTATGCAGCAGAAGGAATTTCAGATCCAACACGTATGGACAGAGCCTCAGCGAATGGCTTTTGTTGTCCTTCTACAGCAAAGCTCAGGGTCCATTCAAGATAGGCTGGTACAAGTATGCGAAGAATTCCGCAAGTGGATGAACGAGCATTTGGAGTTAACCGTATCTTGTGGAATTGGGAACTTCGTCCATTCCATTCATAATATTGCGGCCGCTTACCACAGCGCTGCTGAGAATGTATCCTACAAAGCTGTTTTTGGCACAAACAGCGTAATTGATAACCGGTTAAGATATACAAAACAAACAGGAGAGACACTTCTTTGCTTTCAATCCATATTGGAGCTGTCACGCTCTTGCCGGATGGACGACGGGCAATGGGAGATTAAGCTGAGCCGAATTTTTCTTAAGTTGAAAGGCATGTTAATCTCGCGCGCGGATATTGAAGCGTTCATTCATAATTTAATCCGCCAGCTAGAGAAAGATATGGAAGCATTGCCAAGTGATATCGAGACGATATGGAGCAGCGAATACCGAAGCAGGTTCAGGCAAATCGCCCAGCATGCTGAAACGATCGACGAGCTTGAGATTCAGCTTACGGCTGTTTTGACTGAACTTGCGGGCGATAGGGATAAGAAAAGGCTGAATGGCAAAAATCATACGATCGCCCTCCAAACGAAGGAATACATCGACCAGCATTACACTGATCCGAGCTTGTCTCTCGTTCAAGTCAGCGAGAAGTTTGGTCTAAGCGCTAGAAGCGTTAGTCATTTGTTTAAAGAGGAGCTTGGCGAAAATTTTATCGATTATTTGCTTAAGGTAAGATTCGCACATGCGAAGAACATGCTGCTTGAAACAGATGAGCCTATCCAATGGATTGCAGAACAGGTAGGCTATACACACGTCATTTCCTTCCACCGCGCTTTCAAAAAATTGTTCAATCTACCGCCAGGTGAATATCGAACCATTTATCGGTTAAACGAATGA
- a CDS encoding DUF6807 family protein, producing the protein MQRDGDEVVKQYTEAGIAVFSHPENETFASQWFVRDYGPFTPANFHFCGGKLLPGGDAITMKHRIYIQEGNTEKGGVKDRYSEYAEHDRQLASWTKA; encoded by the coding sequence ATGCAGCGAGACGGAGATGAAGTGGTCAAGCAGTACACCGAGGCAGGTATTGCGGTTTTCTCCCATCCAGAAAATGAAACTTTTGCTTCTCAATGGTTTGTCCGTGATTATGGCCCTTTCACACCTGCGAATTTCCATTTCTGTGGCGGAAAGCTGTTGCCAGGCGGAGATGCAATAACGATGAAGCACCGTATTTACATTCAGGAGGGGAACACAGAAAAAGGCGGAGTAAAGGACAGATACAGTGAATACGCCGAACATGACAGGCAGCTAGCTTCATGGACTAAGGCATAA
- a CDS encoding Gfo/Idh/MocA family oxidoreductase, whose product MIRVAIIGTGSISSAHIEAYLALGNRCSIVALYDIIDASAQDKKKKFQLNCEIVNDYKNLLSRDDIDLVSICTPPYTHADLSVDFLQAGKHVIVEKPMASSLAECDRMNEAAAASGKILSVISQNRFGDAVMKLKSVFDSGLAGRIVHAQVDSFWWRGYTYYDLWWRGTWEKEGGGCTLNHAVHHIDMFQWMMGMPDKVTAIMANTSHDNAEVEDLSVAILSYPRAIAQITSSVVHHGQEQKLIFQGEKARVSMPWQVTASSAQENGFPIENPELERQIAAVADGTASLTYVGHKGQLDNVITAIENGSGEVLVTGVEGRKTLELITAIYQASSTGTTVELPIRPDSPFYTREGIMASATHFYEKKNSVAAFSSNQITVSGESK is encoded by the coding sequence ATGATTCGTGTTGCGATTATTGGAACCGGCTCTATATCGTCTGCTCATATCGAAGCTTATCTGGCACTTGGGAACCGCTGCAGTATTGTTGCTTTATACGATATTATTGATGCAAGCGCGCAGGACAAAAAAAAGAAGTTTCAATTGAATTGTGAAATTGTAAACGATTACAAAAATTTGCTGTCGCGTGATGATATCGATTTGGTTTCGATTTGCACACCGCCCTATACACACGCTGATCTTTCGGTAGACTTCCTGCAAGCAGGAAAACATGTCATTGTCGAGAAGCCAATGGCATCTTCGCTGGCTGAATGCGATAGAATGAACGAAGCCGCTGCCGCATCAGGAAAAATTCTTTCCGTCATAAGCCAGAATCGATTTGGCGATGCGGTCATGAAGCTTAAGAGCGTGTTTGATTCTGGGCTTGCAGGACGAATCGTGCATGCGCAGGTTGATTCCTTTTGGTGGCGAGGGTATACATATTATGATTTGTGGTGGCGCGGAACTTGGGAGAAGGAAGGCGGAGGCTGTACGCTGAACCATGCCGTACATCATATCGATATGTTCCAATGGATGATGGGGATGCCGGATAAAGTGACGGCCATTATGGCTAATACTTCCCATGATAATGCAGAAGTTGAGGATTTGTCGGTAGCGATTTTGTCTTATCCGCGAGCGATTGCTCAAATCACAAGCTCCGTCGTTCATCACGGACAAGAGCAAAAGCTTATTTTCCAAGGTGAGAAAGCGCGGGTATCGATGCCATGGCAGGTAACCGCTTCATCTGCACAGGAAAACGGTTTTCCTATAGAAAACCCGGAATTGGAGCGGCAAATTGCTGCCGTTGCAGACGGTACAGCTTCCTTAACCTACGTAGGGCACAAGGGTCAGCTGGATAATGTTATAACCGCGATTGAAAACGGCAGCGGCGAAGTACTCGTAACGGGAGTGGAAGGAAGAAAAACGCTTGAGCTTATTACTGCTATTTATCAAGCTTCCAGCACAGGGACAACTGTAGAGCTGCCTATTCGACCAGACAGCCCTTTTTATACACGAGAAGGGATTATGGCGTCAGCGACTCACTTCTATGAGAAGAAAAACTCCGTTGCAGCGTTCAGCAGCAATCAAATTACGGTAAGCGGAGAAAGCAAATAG
- a CDS encoding GntR family transcriptional regulator: protein MNYNSESSRDAKGSIRDYVYDKLKADILDLKLEPGRFISEKDIIEMLKVSRTPIREAFVKLSQEGLIETIPQRGSFISLIDLDMVEESRFVRETLESTIVRLACEQLKAEQVLQLLNLIALQELCIEEKNYKRLFELDDEFHKTIIIGCGKLRTWKLLQELSAHYQRVRMLRLAANDDWHIILSQHRAIVAAIKDKDADAAEKVMHEHLNRFQLEKDELKEKHPAYFK, encoded by the coding sequence ATGAACTACAATTCCGAATCGTCGCGTGATGCAAAAGGATCTATTCGTGACTATGTATACGATAAGCTGAAAGCAGATATATTGGATTTGAAACTGGAGCCGGGTCGTTTTATTTCAGAAAAAGATATAATCGAGATGTTGAAGGTGAGCAGAACACCAATCAGAGAGGCATTCGTGAAGCTTTCGCAAGAGGGACTTATTGAAACGATACCCCAGCGAGGTTCATTTATTTCTCTCATTGATCTGGATATGGTGGAAGAGTCACGCTTCGTGCGGGAAACGCTGGAAAGTACAATCGTCAGGCTGGCATGCGAGCAGCTTAAGGCTGAACAAGTGCTGCAGCTGCTAAACTTGATTGCCCTGCAAGAGCTCTGTATCGAAGAAAAAAACTATAAGCGATTGTTTGAGCTCGACGATGAGTTTCACAAAACGATTATCATCGGATGTGGGAAGCTCCGCACATGGAAGCTGCTTCAAGAGCTTAGCGCCCATTACCAGAGGGTGAGGATGCTGCGCCTAGCTGCAAACGATGATTGGCATATTATTTTGAGCCAGCACCGTGCAATCGTGGCGGCAATTAAGGACAAGGACGCAGATGCGGCGGAAAAAGTGATGCATGAGCATTTGAATCGTTTTCAACTGGAGAAGGATGAGCTGAAAGAGAAACACCCCGCGTATTTTAAGTAA
- a CDS encoding metallophosphoesterase — MAIILTLGITVLLLYLLFILPTQWLKIEKITHPIGINKRILQISDLHVDRLRISAKRIQHVIASVQPDYIFLTGDYTYKEHYLTRVGYYLKAIADSGIPVYAVLGNHDYELPRLKNLLNLFGVYGIKVLRNENVMLDDFQLVGIDDDCSHHSRILPSFRGIDDSKPVVIMTHDPNVVLKINRPFQYLMAGHLHGKQLNVPFFFAFKPKGPLSVKGIYKGLHHNKDGTFYISKGIGQAGVNARFMVRSEITIHDL; from the coding sequence TTGGCTATTATACTAACGCTCGGAATAACCGTGCTTCTCTTGTACCTGCTCTTTATCCTCCCAACCCAGTGGTTAAAAATCGAAAAAATTACACATCCCATTGGCATTAACAAACGCATATTGCAAATAAGCGATTTGCATGTAGACAGGCTGCGCATAAGCGCAAAGCGAATTCAGCATGTCATTGCCTCCGTGCAGCCTGACTACATTTTTCTGACCGGCGATTATACGTATAAAGAACACTATTTGACGCGGGTAGGCTATTACCTTAAAGCTATAGCTGACAGCGGAATACCTGTCTATGCAGTGCTCGGAAACCATGATTATGAGCTTCCGCGTTTAAAGAATTTGCTCAATCTATTTGGCGTTTATGGGATTAAGGTGCTGCGTAACGAGAATGTCATGCTCGATGATTTTCAGCTTGTCGGAATCGACGATGACTGCTCTCATCATAGCCGAATCTTACCTTCATTTAGAGGTATTGATGATAGCAAGCCTGTCGTCATTATGACTCATGATCCTAATGTCGTTCTAAAAATTAATCGTCCTTTTCAATATTTGATGGCCGGTCATCTGCATGGGAAGCAGCTGAACGTGCCGTTCTTTTTTGCATTTAAGCCAAAGGGCCCGTTGTCCGTGAAAGGAATCTACAAAGGCCTTCATCACAATAAGGATGGCACCTTTTACATTTCCAAAGGCATCGGTCAAGCAGGCGTTAACGCAAGGTTTATGGTCAGAAGCGAGATTACGATTCATGACCTATAA